GTcgatccttctcctctttcatggcgaagatgaatcGAGTGGTAAATGGAAGGTGCAAAGTCAGGGTCTGCAGCAGAAGTAGATGCAGGGGCATGAGGTGAGCGGGAATACGAGTGAGATCTGAAGTTAGAGCTTGAACATGAGTTTGCGCGATGGGTATCTTGGGTGGTGTGCGATGCGGCGTAAGAGGTGAAAGAGGTTTGAGAGGCGTTGGTTGATCGATGCGAAGACGTATGAAAAGTGTTAAGAAAATGGCGAGGGCTGGACAACATGTTCCTTTACAGGCACTTGTTAAGGTAAAAAGACAAAAATACAAGATGATGTGCAATATAAAGGATGAGGGcaggatggaaagaagagatggggatgaaaGACGAGATTGAATTCCAACTCTGTTGGCGATACGATGAGTATCTGGTatctgctgttgctgctgttgtgTTAGTGTGGTAAAtagttacgtaataatGTCCACACCAGGACGCGTTTTCTATTTACGCGTCTGCTggaaacaacaacaaaacTAGTATTAAACCATCGTCACCATTTACCTCTTATTTCATCTCATACTTCTTCCTATTTGCAACTACCACCAATGTCGCACTACACCAAACCCAAATCCAGGCGTCCCGCTACCCTCCCTTTACCCCACTCACACGCTACCACATCCAATTCCCGCTCACTGACCGAAGACCAACGCGGGGAAATCAAGGAGGCTTTCGAACTTTTCGACGTGGACAAGGACGGGGCTATCGATTACCATGAATTGAAAGTCGCTATGCGTGCTTTGGGATTCGATgtgaagaaaggggaggTCATGAAATTGTTGAAGGAACATGGGGGGGAAGATGGGTTGATGGATTTTTTGGCGTTTGAGAGGATTAGTGCGTGTCCCTTTTGTTTCCTGGGAATGAAGAGCTGCGATGCGACAaggttgaaagaggagcCCATTATGAAGACATGGAAGTATATAAGCTAACAACAAACCACGTCTTAACAGTGACAGAAAAGATCCTCGCTCGAAATCCGGAGCATGAGCTCAGACGAGCGTTTGAACTGTTTGACGACGACAGAACCGGAAAAATCTCGCTCAAGAACCTAAGAAGAGTAGCACGAGAGCTGGGCGAGACTCtcggtgaagaagagctgtGCGTATCCTCTCGGAAAACACCTCAAATTGACCTACGCTGGGAAGGGAACTGTTCGCTGATAATCGAAAATTGACTCTCTATAGGCAAGCAATGATAGACGAATTTGACCTTGATCAGGATGGGGAGATCAACTTGGAAGAGTTCCTCGCTATCATGCTGGATGGTGAATGAATGGATTGGGATGGGATTACTAGGATTACTAGATCTAGGTTTAGTTGCTAACGCGCTCAATGCTTGGGTGCGATGGTGTGTATGTAAGGTATGATTCACATGTTCCGAAAAAAAGAAGTTGTACTCGTGAATGTGGTGATCAAAGTCGTATCGCTCTTAATCTTAAGCCATTCCTGTCGCTTTTTACCAAACAACCCATGCGAAATGCCACTCAGGTATGTACGGACTTCAAAAATCTTGGGGATGTGGTCATTAAGCAATCACATTTTTCGGCTGCGCCAATTTGAATTCGTACAACAATTTATATATGATACGGTATATAAGTACAGGAGAGACAAGTGGATGGATGCCCCAAAGCTAATCAGAACTGGACACAATCCTCCTTCATGAGGTAAGTTGGATACAAACGTCTTGACTCGGCATAATAATGAAGAATGAAACGTTCCGTTCTGATCAGTaaatcttccatcctctcctcctttgctAGATGTCCATCAGTTAACACTCCAAGCGCGATGATAGCAATCTATCCTGGTCAACAGACTCCATGATTTGGAAAGGCGCTTGACCATCATGCCGAACACGTTCACAGCGACACAGGACAGAAGCAAACAATTAAATGTTCGACAAGTACGTCTCGCTGGATGATATCCTGTCACATCCATTGATTTTGACATGGCTGTCACTTTAGTTTtaaagaggaaggatcTTCTTGCCCGCTCCCAGATGATCTGGCACTTTGATTCGCATAATAAAGCCCGTCAAATACAGACGGTGACATCGAAATATATTAGATACATATCATAACGCGACGATCTATCAAAACCGAGATTCCCTTCTTACGCCCGATGCCACCACCTCTTTTCACTCATTGGCCCCGCCTGATACTCCCTATCCCgcaccctcctcctgttAGTGCAGCAAGAGAAGCACACCACAAATGttgagaagaacaagatgATCGTGGCTGCCAACACCAACCAGATAGCGGCTGCGAAGTCTGCGTCCGCACTGGTATTCTTATTGATTTCATGCTTGACAAGTCCAAAGACAACAAAGTCGATGATCATCGCGACGAGGGAGACGATGAATGCCAAGAGAGCAATAAAAGCGGCGAACAGGAAACCGAGACGATCTGAGCAGAGagcgatgaggaaagataGGAAGGCGATACCACATGCAATGGGGTGAAGGATGAAGGCTTTCGTAACATTTTCAAGAGAGTTGTTGACATAGGTATAATCAGTGAGGTTACCAGTCACATCGGCGATATCATAGCCGATTTGTCTTTGACTACATGTATCTGAGCCCTGATGAAATGTCAGCGAGTGTTCGTCATGAAGGGGGTGAACGGTACCTACAATGATATTTGAGCAATATCCAAAGACACCAAATGTTGCTTTTGATGATCCTGTCGTGATATCAAGGAAGGATATATGGTCTATGACGGGTGCAGAAACTGAGAACGACACGAAAAGTCAGATTTGCCCAACGTCGTTAtcaaagagatggaaacTTACTGGTTGCAACTAGTAAGAGCACAGCCGCTGATAACAGCAAAAATGACCCGCAGTGGATTGGACCAAAACCCATGATGGGAGTTTAATTGTGAATGTCCGCGTGAAGGTagggaaagaaagtgaGTATTGGGAGGTCGAAAGCACTAGTAAGGGTGTTCGAGAACTAGTCTGCAATGCGATAGCTAAGAAGGCAGGAAACTGTCAGCTCAAGAAGCTACGAACCAAACATCCAAACATCTGGCTTACTTCGACTCACCTTCGAATCAAAGGATCTAGTATTTCCGAGGGTCGATTCAAAGTCGGAGTGGAAAGTCTTGTCGTGTAATGTAAAAGAAAAGcgaaaagagaagatgttggCCGCTTATATCCACTCCATTCGTTGCCACCCATCATGCATCAAGCCAGGGCATAGCACCGCACAGTCGCTGTGTAAACATCACGCAGACCTCTAAACATGCCAGCAACGACCTTTTTTAGCCGAAATACAAGGCACCATATACAAAGGCGGTGTTATGCTGGGCAGAATGACATCATCGATTAACGGAGGTCACCGATTTCATGATtttggcgagaagaagaagatggaaaaaaaaggttcAGCGCAGTCGTTTGCGCGGTGACTTATTACAGTAGTTTATCCATTTTCTTGAGTGCTGGATGACATAGATGTACCATTTGGATCGAATCACGTGGATTGCCAAGATAGAGAAAGGTGTGCCTAAACATTGAACAATCTTGCTTTGCAAGTGTTCTCGCCGGCAGTGTTCCCAAAATTCGAGGAAGGCTTACGGcttatttatttattagTGTTCGGTTGTCGgccccctcctccttgcccGAGATAAGATTACCTCACGTGCACTTTTTGCGGGAGAGACTGTTGTTTTGCGGGAGAGACTGCCGCTGGAGCGTGACGGGAGGCCGACTACTATAATAAGAGGTTGCCAACACTTCAATAAATGTGCAATTAtcttccttcatcctcaccctATCCTTTTGGAAGAACGACTTCAATACTATGCATACTTCTTACTTGTACATTGATTACATATTCCTGCACTCACTCAACCACATATTTAGTTTAAAGGCTAGCCTTGGCGCCCCCCTTGGTACCGACACCTTCAAGGTACCCCAACAAATCACTTGTCAAGAAATCACTCGGCCACTGGGCCTTGACCTGCTGGGCCATGTACTCGGACGCAATCTTGACGTGTGATGGATCAATACCAGGCAGTTTTGAGACTTTGGATGCTTCTTCAGAGAGAATAGTTTGGACGTAAGAAGGATTGATGTCTTTGCCGGAGTCCTgccagaaaaagaaaaaggaagagttcAGCCATAGAGCAGACAACAAAAAAAGATGTAAGGAAGACATACAGTCTTGGAGCCATACTTGCACCACTGCCAAAGCTGCACCCTCGCAATCTCCGCCGTCGCAGCGTCCTCCATCAAATGATTAATCGGCACACAGCCATTCCCACTAATCCACGCCGCACAATACGACAAAGCCGCGCTCACATTATCCCTCAACCCTTGTTCTGTAATCTTCCCAGGGACAGAGGGGTCGGCAATCTGCTTGTCTGTGACAGTAACGTCTTCGCGGCGGATGTGGTACTGGTTAGGACCGGGCATGTGTTGGTTAAAGATCTCAAGggcgatggagatgagcgCGGGGTGAGCCACCCATGTGCCATCATGGCCCGCAGTGACTTCACGGAGCTTATCGGCGCGAACTTTGGACATGGCACGCTCATTGGCAGCGGGATCGTTCTTGATAGGAATCTGGGCAGACATGCCTCCCATGGCGGCGACCTTTCGCCTGTTTATCGGTGGTTAGCTGTCGGTTAGGAGGGAATGGATGGGATTGGGAGGTAGTGGCAAATTGTGCGCTTACTTATGACAAGTTTGGATGAGGAGGCGGACGTAGGCGTCCATGAAGGGGACGGTCATGGTAACGTCAGATCGGTCAGGGAAGACACAGTTCTTGTGGGCACGTTGCTTCTTGATGCTACTCCTCATCAGTAATCATTCCCATTTCCAGAGCAGACACAAAAAACCAGTAACCAACTTACAAACTGAAGATATAATCCCATCGCCCACAGTTCAAACCCGCAGAGTGTTCCTTCAACTCATACAaaatctcttccatttggAACGCCGCAGGTAAAGTCTCGATTAAAACAGTTGCCCTAATTACACCCTGCTGCACACCTAAATGACTTGTTGCAAGGCAGAAGGCATCGTTCCAAAGACGCGCTTCGAGGTGGTGCTCCATCTTGGGGAGGTAGAAATAAGGTCCAGAACCTCGAGAGATGAGTTCGCGGGCGTTGTGGAAAAAGTAGAGACCAAAGTCGAAGAGGGAGCCGGACATGGGAGTACCGTCGATAATCAAACGGGGTTCGGGGAGGTGCCATCCTCGAGGTCTTATTGCAAATATTAACGGAGAAGTCGAGGGCTTTAGAATGTATGACTCACCGGACCAAAAGCACAGCCGGCTTCTCGGAGAGCTTGTAAGCCTTGCCATTGATTTCAAAGTCAATTTGTCGTCTATTATTCCAGGTCAAGTCCCTCCTTGAATATTTACGATATTAAGAAGGAAACTTACCGGATAGCATCGTAAAGGTTGACCTGTCCGAGAACCATGTTTGACCAGGTAGGAGAATTGGAGTCTATCCTCAATGTTTGTCAGTATAACAGTGTCACCCAAGTATCAACGAGCGACTCACCCTCAAAGTCGGCCATAAAAGTTTTGGCACCAGAGTTCAAAGCGTTGATGACCATCTTCCTGTCAGTTGGGCCAGTGATCTCAACTCTGTATCCTTGTTCAGTTCCAGCCCCTGCTAATAGGAATAAGAAAAGGACATACCGACGGTCTTCAAGTC
The Cryptococcus neoformans var. neoformans JEC21 chromosome 8 sequence genome window above contains:
- a CDS encoding malate synthase, putative, producing the protein MSLPQGIYLTAPIPKGGEHILSTEALEFLALLHRTFNKRRLELLKNREKVQAELDQGKPLSFLPETREIRENLAWNCAPPGPGLEDRRVEITGPTDRKMVINALNSGAKTFMADFEDSNSPTWSNMVLGQVNLYDAIRRQIDFEINGKAYKLSEKPAVLLVRPRGWHLPEPRLIIDGTPMSGSLFDFGLYFFHNARELISRGSGPYFYLPKMEHHLEARLWNDAFCLATSHLGVQQGVIRATVLIETLPAAFQMEEILYELKEHSAGLNCGRWDYIFSFIKKQRAHKNCVFPDRSDVTMTVPFMDAYVRLLIQTCHKRKVAAMGGMSAQIPIKNDPAANERAMSKVRADKLREVTAGHDGTWVAHPALISIALEIFNQHMPGPNQYHIRREDVTVTDKQIADPSVPGKITEQGLRDNVSAALSYCAAWISGNGCVPINHLMEDAATAEIARVQLWQWCKYGSKTDSGKDINPSYVQTILSEEASKVSKLPGIDPSHVKIASEYMAQQVKAQWPSDFLTSDLLGYLEGVGTKGGAKASL
- a CDS encoding EF-hand calcium-binding protein, Caltractin-cdc31 subfamily, putative; the encoded protein is MSHYTKPKSRRPATLPLPHSHATTSNSRSLTEDQRGEIKEAFELFDVDKDGAIDYHELKVAMRALGFDVKKGEVMKLLKEHGGEDGLMDFLAFERIMTEKILARNPEHELRRAFELFDDDRTGKISLKNLRRVARELGETLGEEELQAMIDEFDLDQDGEINLEEFLAIMLDGE